Genomic DNA from Tissierellales bacterium:
ACCGTTATAAACTGCTTAAATTTAAACGATCAAATCAAGGGACATGTATAAATCAAAGACCTATCGTTAAGAGAGGTGAATTCATTAAAAAGGGAGAGGTAATAGCCGATGGACCTGCAACTCAACTAGGTGAAATTAGTTTAGGTAAGAACCTTTTGATTGGATTTATGACTTGGGAAGGATACAACTTTGAGGATGCGGTTCTTCTTAATGAAAATATGGTTAAAAATGATGTATTTACTTCTATTCATATTGAAGAGTATGAGTCAGAAGCAAGAGATACTAAATTAGGACCAGAGGAAATAACAAGAGATATACCAAATGTTGGTGAAGAAGCTCTCAAGAATCTAGATGCTAGAGGAATTATAAGAATTGGAGCTGAAGTTGGCCCTGGAGATATAATGGTAGGAAAGGTAACTCCAAAAGGAGAAACTGAGCTTACGGCAGAGGAGAGACTTTTAAGAGCAATATTTGGAGAAAAAGCAAGAGAAGTTCGCGACACATCTCTTAAAGTGCCACATGGACAAAAAGGTATTATAGTAGACGTAAAAGTATTTACTAGAGAGAACGGAGACGAATTACCACCAGGAGTAAACGAATTAGTTCGTGTATATATAGCGACTAAGCGTAAAATGATGGTTGGTGATAAGATGTGTGGACGCCATGGTAATAAGGGTGTTGTTTCCAGAATAATGGCAGAAGAAGATATGCCATTTATGCCAGATGGAACGCCACTTCAAGTTGTATTGAACCCACTAGGTGTACCTTCACGTATGAATATCGGACAGGTTCTTGAGGTTCATCTTGGCTTTGCATCTAAGACTTTGGGATGGCATATAGCTACTCCAGTATTTGATGGAGCTCACTTTGAAGATATAGAACAAGCATTTGAAGCTGGTGGAATACCTAAAAATGGAAAGATTCAGCTTAGAGATGGTCGTACAGGTGAAGATTTTGCTAATCCTGTAACGGTAGGATACATGTATATGCTAAAACTTCACCACATGGTTGATGCTAAAATACATGCTCGTTCAACTGGACCTTATTCACTAGTAACACAACAGCCACTAGGTGGTAAGGCACAATTTGGTGGTCAGCGTTTTGGAGAGATGGAGGTTTGGGCATTACAAGCATATGGTGCTGCTCACATACTTCAAGAGATATTGACTGTTAAATCTGACGATGTTGTAGGTCGTGTTAAAACGTATGAAGCTATTGTAAAGGGTGAAAATATTCCTGAATCAGGAATACCAGAATCTTTCAAAGTATTGATTAAGGAATTACAAAGTTTATCATTGGATATTACTGTTATTGATAATGATGAAGAAATCAAGCTAGAGAGAGAGCATATAGTAGCTCCAGAGAATGCTGAAGATATAGATAACGAAGAAGAAGTTGTTGAAGAAGAAATAATCGAAGAAGAAATCCTTGATGAAGAGATTAGCGAGGATGAAATTTTTGAAGAAAATTTTGAAGATGATTTTGAAGATTAATTAAATATATGCAAGCGCACTTGAGGCTGTGCGCTTGCAGTTACCATATAATTTATTAGAGAGAAGGGAGAGAAAGCCCCTTGTTAGAACTAAATAACTTTGATGCAATAAAAATTGGATTAGCTTCTCCAGAAAAAATACGTTCGTGGTCTTACGGAGAGGTTAAAAAGCCAGAAACTATTAACTATAGAACATTGAAGCCAGAGAAAGATGGTCTTTTTTGCGAAAGAATTTTTGGACCAACTAAAGATTGGGAATGTCACTGTGGTAAATATAAAAGAGTTAGATACAAAGGTGTAATTTGTGATCGTTGTGGAGTTGAAGTTACAAAAGCAAAAGTAAGAAGAGAGAGAATGGGTCATATAGAATTGGCTGCACCAGTATCTCATATTTGGTATTTTAAAGGAATACCAAGTAGAATGGGACTTTTGTTAGATATGTCACCTCGTTCACTAGAAAAAGTATTGTATTTTGCATCGTATATAGTTACAGATGCAGGAGATACTCCTTTAATGGAGAAACAAATACTTACAGAAAATGAATTTAATGATGCTTATGAAACATATGGTACTAGATTTAGAGCAGAGATGGGTGCCGAAGCAGTTAAAGCGCTTTTAGAGAAAATAGATTTAGAGCAAGAATCTAGACAATTACAAAAAGATTTAGAGGATAGCTCAGGTCAAAAGAAAATTAGAATAGTTAGAAGACTTGAAGTTATAGAAGCATTTAGAACTTCAGGTAATAATCCATCGTGGATGATTTTAGATGCAATTCCAGTAATACCACCAGATTTAAGACCAATGGTACAATTAGATGGTGGTAGGTTTGCGACTTCTGACTTGAATGATTTATATAGAAGAGTTATAAATAGAAATAATAGATTGAAGAGACTTTTAGATTTAGGAGCTCCTAATATCATTGTAAGAAATGAAAAGCGTATGCTTCAAGAAGCAGTAGATGCTCTTATAGACAATGGTAGACGAGGAAAACCAGTTACTGGACCAGGAAATAGACCTCTTAAATCACTTTCAGATATGCTTAAAGGAAAGCAAGGTCGTTTCAGACAGAACCTTCTTGGAAAGCGTGTTGACTATTCTGGTCGTTCTGTAATCGTTGTTGGACCAGAACTTAAATTCTATCAATGTGGTTTACCTAAAAAGATGGCACTTGAATTGTTCAAGCCTTTTGTTATGCGTAAACTTGTTGAAGAAGGACATGCTCACAATATTAAGAGTGCTAAGAGAATGGTAGCAAAGGCGAAAGAAATAGTATGGGGCATACTTGAAGAAGTAATTAAGGGCCATACTGTACTTCTTAACCGTGCGCCGACGCTTCATAGACTTGGTATACAAGCTTTCGAACCAATCATAGTAGAGGGTAAAGCTATAAAACTACATCCACTAGTTTGTACTGCGTATAATGCAGACTTTGATGGTGACCAGATGGCGGTCCATTTACCATTATCATCAGAGGCACAGGCTGAAGCTAGATTTATGTTACTATCAGTAAACAATATATTGGCACCTAAGGATGGAAAGCCTATTACTACGCCTTCACAGGATATGGTTCTTGGAAGTTACTATTTAACATTAGATGTTCCAAGTGATAAAGGTAATGGAATGGCATTTAAAGATTATGATGAAATGTTCTTAGCATATCAAAATAACATTGTAGATTTCCATTCAATGGTTAAGGTTAGATGCAAGTTAAATGATGAAGATCCAGGTCAAATTGTCGAGAATACCGTTGGAAGATTTATATTCAACCAAGGAATTCCTCAAGATTTAGGATTTGTTGATAGAAGTAAAGATGCGTATGCATTAGAAGTTGACTGTGTTGTAGATAAAAAAATGCTGGGTAAAATTATTGACAAGTGCTTTAGAAGACATGGAAATACAGTTACAGCAATGCTTCTAGACTATTTGAAATCAACAGGATATCACTATTCTACATTAGCTGCACTTACCATAGCTATCAGTGATATCATAGTTCCAGATGCTAAAAAAGATCTTATGAAAAAAGCAGATGAACTTGTAAATAAATATGAAAAAGCATTCCGTAGAGGTCTTATCTCTGATGAAGAAAGATATACTAGAGTTATAGAAATTTGGGGACAGACAACAGAGGATGTTGCCGATGCTCTTATGGATAGCTTGGAAGAGCTTAATAACGTAAATATCATGGCGAAGTCTGGAGCCCGTGGTAGTAGAAATCAGATTAAACAGCTTGCTGCGATGCGTGGACTTATGGCAAATGCATCTGGTAAAACTGTTGAAATTCCAGTTCGTTCTAATTTCCGTGAAGGATTATCAGTACTTGAGTTCTTTATATCTTCTCATGGTGCTCGTAAAGGACTTGCCGATACAGCACTTCGTACTGCTGACTCGGGATACTTAACTAGACGTTTAGTTGATGTCAGTCAAGAAGTAATTGTTAGAGAAGATGACTGTGGTTCAGATAGATTTATAACAGTTAGAGCGTTCAAAGATGGAAAAGAAGAAATAGAAAATTTATTTGAAAGAATTGATGGTCGTTTTGCATTTGAAGACATAGTGCATCCAGAAACAGGAGATGTTATAGTTGAGCGAAATGGTTATATAACTGAAATTAAGGCTCAAGAGATAGTTGATGCTGGAATTGAAGAAGTTAAGGTAAGATCAGTTCTTACATGTAAAGCTAAGCAGGGAGTTTGTGCTAAGTGCTATGGTCGAAACTTAGCTACTGGTGGAATCGTTGATGTTGGAGAAGCGGTAGGAGTTATCGCAGCACAGTCAATCGGAGAGCCGGGTACTCAGCTTACAATGAGAACGTTCCATACCGGCGGTGTTGCTGGTGGAGACATCACTCAAGGTTTGCCAAGGGTTGAGGAGCTTTTTGAAGCTCGTAAGCCTAAAGGTCTTGCTGTTATTACGGAAATAGCAGGTATTGTATCTATGAGTGAAGGCAAGAAGAAAGAAGCAATTGTTACAGGTCAAGATGGTACTTCGGAATCTTATACTATTCCTTATGGAGCTCGTGTAAGAGTTAAAGATGGCGATTATCTTGAAGCTGGAGATGAAATTACAGATGGTTCTGTAAATCCACATGATATCCTTAGAATCAAGGGTGTTACTGGAGTACAGATATATATAGTTAAAGAAGTTCAGCGTGTTTACCGTATGCAGGGTGTTGATATCAACGATAAACATATTGAAGTTATCGTTCGTCAGATGTTGGATAAGGTAAAAATTGATGATGCTGGAGATACTGGATTATTACCAGGAAGTTTAGTTGATTTATTAAGTTTTGAAGCTGCAAATGAGAAGATGGAAGATGAAGGCTTAATTCCAGCAATTGGAGAGAGAACATTGTTAGGTATAACTAAGGCATCTCTTGCTACTAATTCATTCCTTTCAGCTGCATCATTCCAGGAAACAACTAGAGTGTTGACTGAGGCTGCAATTAAGGGTAAAGTTGATAATTTAGTTGGACTTAAGGAAAATGTATTGATTGGTAAATTAATACCAGCAGGTACAGGATTAAGCAGATACAAAAATATAGCTGTTGAATCAAAAATAATTAATGAAGAAATAGTTGACAGCTTTAGTGCTGAGTGATAGAATGTACGAGTATGATTTGTCTTTGATTATGACGGGGGAGTAATCCCCCGTTGTGATGCGAGAGGGGCATGCGTATGAAAGCTAAAGAAATTGTAGTTGGAGCAAGACAAGTTAGAAGGGCTTTGTTGAAAGATGAGGTCGAAAGTGTTTGGATTGCGAAGAATGCGAATTACCACATAATTAAAGGGATCATTGAATTATGTGAGAGCAAAGGCATTAAAATCAAGCAAGTTGAAAAAATGTCTAAGCTCGGAAAAATGTTTGAAATTGATGTCAATGCGACATCAGTTGCTATATTAAAAACACAGCAAATTTTGGAAGGAGGTGGCGATAGTGCCAACTATTAATCAATTGATTAGAAAAGGAAGAAAGTCAAAAACAACAAAGTCTAATTCAAGACATATGAACTATGGTTTCAACTCTTTGAAAAAGGCTGCGACTTTGACTTATTCACCACAAAAAAGAGGGGTTTGTACTTCTGTAAAAACTGTAACTCCTAAAAAACCTAACTCAGCCTTGAGAAAGGTAGCCAGAGTTAGACTTACAAATGGTGAGGAAGTAACTGCTTACATTCCAGGTATTGGACACAACTTACAAGAGCATAGTGTTGTTCTTATAAGAGGTGGTAGAGTAAAAGACTTACCAGGAGTTAGATATCACGTTATTCGTGGTGTATTAGATACAGCTGGTGTTGAAAATAGAAACCAAGCTCGTTCTAAATACGGAACTAAGAAACCTAAGAAAAAATAGTGGTAAACACTAAAACAGTGCTGAAGTGTATTACATATTGAGAAATATATGATCATATAAATACATGTGCACGACAGGCGACAGCCTGAGTACCAGCGATTCATATCGTTTTAAGGAGGGAAGAAAAGTGCCAAGAAAAGGAAATGTACCAAAAAGAGAAGTTATGGCAGATCCTATTTATAAGGATAAGGTTGTAACTAAATTAATTAACAACATCATGTTAGATGGTAAAAAAGGTGTTGCTCAAAAAATTGTTTACGGAGCGTTTGAAATAATCGCAGAGCAAACAGGAGAAGATGCACTTGAAGTATTCAAGAAAGCGTTAGACAACATCATGCCAGTATTGGAAGTAAAAGCTAGACGTGTTGGTGGATCAACATATCAAGTTCCAGTTGAAGTTAGACCAAACAGAAGACAGACTTTAGGTTTGAGATGGTTAACTACTTATTCTAGAGCTAGAGGCGAGAGAACTATGAGAGAGAGACTTGCTAGAGAGCTTATGGATGCTGCGAACGATACAGGTGCTAGTGTTAAGAAAAGAGAAGACACTCACAAAATGGCTGAAGCTAACAAAGCGTTTGCACACTACAGATGGTAGAATAATTGGGAGGCGAGTGACGAAAGCGTCACCTCGCTTTCTCTTATGTATATGAGAAGAATTAGAGGAGTCTAAGAAGGGAGGCAAATTATGCCTAGAAAGTTTTCTTTAGAAAAAACGCGTAATATCGGTATCATGGCGCATATTGACGCGGGTAAAACAACTGCAACAGAGCGTATTCTTTATTACTCTGGTAAGACTCATAAAATTGGTGAAACACATGATGGTGCTTCACAAATGGACTGGATGGAGCAAGAGCAAGAGAGAGGTATTACAATCACATCTGCTGCAACAACAACTCAGTGGAGACAAAATAGAATCAACATCATTGATACACCTGGACACGTGGACTTTACAGTAGAGGTTGAGCGTGCACTTCGTGTTCTTGATGGTGCGGTAGCAATATTCGATGCCAAAAGTGGTGTTGAGCCTCAATCAGAAACAGTTTGGAGACAAGCTTCAAAATATCAAGTACCTAGAATGTGTTTTGTAAACAAAATGGACAAAATGGGTGCTGATTTCTTCTATTCATTGGATACAATGCACGAAAGATTGAAAGCTAATGCTGTAGCTATTCAAATGCCTATCGGTGCAGAAGATGATTTTGCAGCAATCATTGACTTGGTAAAAATGAAAGCTTATTTCTACAGAGATGATTTAGGAACTAAAATTGACGAAGTAGAAATTCCAGCAGAATATGCTGAAAAAGCTGCTGAGTACAGAGAAAAATTAATTGAAGCTTTAGCTGACACGGATGAAGAAATTATGATGAGTTTCTTAGAAGGTGAAGAAGTTGCTGAAGCAGATATCATGAAAGCTATTAGAAAAGCAACAATTGCTAATCAAATAGTTCCAGTTCTTTGTGGTTCAGCTTACAAAAACAAAGGTGTACAGAAATTATTGGATGCAATAGTTGATTACTTACCATCACCATTGGAAATCCCACCAATTA
This window encodes:
- the rpsG gene encoding 30S ribosomal protein S7; this translates as MPRKGNVPKREVMADPIYKDKVVTKLINNIMLDGKKGVAQKIVYGAFEIIAEQTGEDALEVFKKALDNIMPVLEVKARRVGGSTYQVPVEVRPNRRQTLGLRWLTTYSRARGERTMRERLARELMDAANDTGASVKKREDTHKMAEANKAFAHYRW
- the rpsL gene encoding 30S ribosomal protein S12 is translated as MPTINQLIRKGRKSKTTKSNSRHMNYGFNSLKKAATLTYSPQKRGVCTSVKTVTPKKPNSALRKVARVRLTNGEEVTAYIPGIGHNLQEHSVVLIRGGRVKDLPGVRYHVIRGVLDTAGVENRNQARSKYGTKKPKKK
- a CDS encoding ribosomal L7Ae/L30e/S12e/Gadd45 family protein, translating into MKAKEIVVGARQVRRALLKDEVESVWIAKNANYHIIKGIIELCESKGIKIKQVEKMSKLGKMFEIDVNATSVAILKTQQILEGGGDSANY
- the rpoC gene encoding DNA-directed RNA polymerase subunit beta', which codes for MLELNNFDAIKIGLASPEKIRSWSYGEVKKPETINYRTLKPEKDGLFCERIFGPTKDWECHCGKYKRVRYKGVICDRCGVEVTKAKVRRERMGHIELAAPVSHIWYFKGIPSRMGLLLDMSPRSLEKVLYFASYIVTDAGDTPLMEKQILTENEFNDAYETYGTRFRAEMGAEAVKALLEKIDLEQESRQLQKDLEDSSGQKKIRIVRRLEVIEAFRTSGNNPSWMILDAIPVIPPDLRPMVQLDGGRFATSDLNDLYRRVINRNNRLKRLLDLGAPNIIVRNEKRMLQEAVDALIDNGRRGKPVTGPGNRPLKSLSDMLKGKQGRFRQNLLGKRVDYSGRSVIVVGPELKFYQCGLPKKMALELFKPFVMRKLVEEGHAHNIKSAKRMVAKAKEIVWGILEEVIKGHTVLLNRAPTLHRLGIQAFEPIIVEGKAIKLHPLVCTAYNADFDGDQMAVHLPLSSEAQAEARFMLLSVNNILAPKDGKPITTPSQDMVLGSYYLTLDVPSDKGNGMAFKDYDEMFLAYQNNIVDFHSMVKVRCKLNDEDPGQIVENTVGRFIFNQGIPQDLGFVDRSKDAYALEVDCVVDKKMLGKIIDKCFRRHGNTVTAMLLDYLKSTGYHYSTLAALTIAISDIIVPDAKKDLMKKADELVNKYEKAFRRGLISDEERYTRVIEIWGQTTEDVADALMDSLEELNNVNIMAKSGARGSRNQIKQLAAMRGLMANASGKTVEIPVRSNFREGLSVLEFFISSHGARKGLADTALRTADSGYLTRRLVDVSQEVIVREDDCGSDRFITVRAFKDGKEEIENLFERIDGRFAFEDIVHPETGDVIVERNGYITEIKAQEIVDAGIEEVKVRSVLTCKAKQGVCAKCYGRNLATGGIVDVGEAVGVIAAQSIGEPGTQLTMRTFHTGGVAGGDITQGLPRVEELFEARKPKGLAVITEIAGIVSMSEGKKKEAIVTGQDGTSESYTIPYGARVRVKDGDYLEAGDEITDGSVNPHDILRIKGVTGVQIYIVKEVQRVYRMQGVDINDKHIEVIVRQMLDKVKIDDAGDTGLLPGSLVDLLSFEAANEKMEDEGLIPAIGERTLLGITKASLATNSFLSAASFQETTRVLTEAAIKGKVDNLVGLKENVLIGKLIPAGTGLSRYKNIAVESKIINEEIVDSFSAE